In one Terriglobales bacterium genomic region, the following are encoded:
- the topA gene encoding type I DNA topoisomerase — MPKNLVIVESPAKAKTINKYLGKEYEVEASFGHVKDLPKTTLGVDVSNDFETDYVVIPGKEKVVAKLKKLAQTAAAIYLAPDPDREGEAIAAHLAEELAPNGGRKKKTKKAAGVPVHRVTFNEITAKAVREAFSHPREIDQHLVDAQLARRVLDRLVGYQVSPLLWDKVRRGLSAGRVQTVALRLIVERERDIKAFEKKEYWTLDAHLAASKPPAFDARFIGRGEEKIEIPNGDEAARLRDLLQGAEWTVASVETKERRRSAPPPFTTSKLQQDAARKLRFSVKRTMMLAQHLYEGVELGEEGLVGLITYMRTDSTRVSDDALTEVRQMIGSEFGPSYMPEKPNFFKSKKGAQDAHEAIRPTSAARHPESIRRYLKEDEYKVYKLIWQRFVASQMNAALFDQTSVDIHAAAQDAPYLFRVTGSVLKFDGFLKVYEESKEGKDEEDEALKHKLPALAAGQKLALRELKAEQHFTEPPPRYNEASLVKELEEQGIGRPSTYATILSTIQERQYVTKTGGKFIPTEIGMVVTELLVKNFPDIFDVKYTARLEEELDEIEEGREKWTDALEEFYAKFSKDLDYAREHMENVKRMEKPTEEKCERCGSPLVIKWGRHGSFFACSAYRKDDPASCTFTKENPIDLPDLDSADDMQETSHEEYCENCGRVMVLKRGRFGQFLACTGYPECKTTRRLDQGKRVPDILTDEICPKCGRHLVIRHGRYGEFTSCSGYPDCKFIKQNLIGVKCPKCGEGEIVEKKARRRGNVFYGCSNYPDCDFTSNWKPLAEKCPQCGSPYLVEKNLKSGPVIACPNSRRSSEEEPARKRRGKAAVEETAATCTYSRPAPEPSVVA, encoded by the coding sequence GAAGGCGAAGCCATCGCCGCGCACCTGGCGGAAGAACTGGCGCCCAACGGCGGGCGCAAGAAGAAGACGAAGAAAGCCGCGGGCGTGCCCGTGCATCGGGTCACGTTCAATGAGATCACCGCCAAAGCGGTGCGCGAGGCGTTCTCGCATCCGCGCGAGATCGATCAGCACCTGGTGGACGCGCAACTGGCGCGGCGTGTGCTCGACCGTTTAGTGGGCTACCAGGTTTCGCCGCTGCTCTGGGACAAGGTGCGGCGCGGGCTCTCCGCCGGGCGCGTGCAGACGGTGGCGCTGCGGCTCATCGTGGAGCGCGAGCGCGACATCAAAGCCTTCGAGAAGAAGGAGTACTGGACGCTGGACGCGCACCTGGCCGCGAGTAAGCCTCCCGCCTTCGACGCGCGCTTCATCGGCCGCGGCGAAGAGAAGATCGAGATCCCCAACGGCGACGAAGCCGCTCGCCTGCGCGACCTGCTGCAGGGCGCCGAGTGGACGGTGGCGTCAGTGGAAACCAAGGAGCGGCGGCGCAGCGCGCCTCCTCCGTTCACCACCAGCAAGTTGCAGCAGGACGCCGCGCGCAAGCTGCGCTTCAGCGTGAAGCGCACCATGATGCTGGCGCAACATCTATATGAAGGCGTGGAACTGGGCGAGGAAGGCCTGGTGGGCCTGATCACTTACATGCGCACCGATTCCACCCGCGTCAGTGACGATGCGCTCACTGAAGTGCGGCAGATGATCGGCTCGGAGTTCGGGCCGTCGTACATGCCGGAGAAGCCGAACTTTTTCAAGTCGAAGAAAGGGGCGCAGGACGCGCATGAGGCCATCCGGCCGACATCGGCGGCGCGACATCCGGAGAGCATCCGGCGCTATCTGAAGGAGGATGAGTACAAGGTCTACAAGCTCATCTGGCAGCGCTTCGTGGCTTCGCAGATGAACGCGGCGCTGTTCGACCAGACCAGCGTGGATATTCACGCCGCGGCGCAGGATGCGCCGTACCTGTTCCGCGTCACCGGTTCGGTGCTGAAGTTCGACGGCTTCCTGAAGGTCTACGAGGAATCGAAAGAAGGCAAGGACGAGGAAGACGAGGCGCTGAAGCACAAGCTGCCGGCGCTGGCCGCCGGGCAGAAGCTTGCTCTGCGCGAGCTGAAGGCGGAACAGCACTTCACCGAGCCGCCACCGCGCTACAACGAGGCTTCGCTGGTGAAGGAGCTGGAAGAGCAAGGCATCGGGCGGCCGTCCACCTACGCCACCATCCTTTCCACCATCCAGGAGCGCCAGTACGTCACCAAGACGGGAGGAAAGTTCATCCCCACGGAGATCGGGATGGTGGTGACGGAGCTGCTGGTGAAGAACTTCCCCGACATCTTCGACGTGAAGTACACGGCGCGCCTGGAAGAGGAGCTGGACGAGATCGAGGAAGGGCGCGAGAAGTGGACCGACGCGCTGGAGGAGTTCTACGCCAAGTTCTCCAAGGACCTGGACTACGCCCGCGAGCACATGGAGAACGTCAAGCGGATGGAAAAGCCCACCGAGGAGAAATGCGAGCGCTGCGGGTCGCCGCTGGTGATCAAGTGGGGGCGGCACGGGTCGTTCTTCGCCTGCAGCGCGTATCGCAAGGACGATCCGGCGAGCTGCACTTTCACCAAGGAAAACCCCATCGACCTGCCCGACCTCGATTCCGCCGACGACATGCAGGAAACTTCGCACGAGGAGTACTGCGAGAATTGCGGGCGGGTGATGGTGCTCAAGCGCGGACGCTTCGGCCAGTTCCTGGCCTGCACTGGATATCCCGAGTGCAAGACCACGCGTCGGCTGGACCAGGGCAAGCGCGTCCCCGATATCCTGACCGACGAGATCTGCCCCAAGTGCGGGCGGCATTTGGTGATCCGCCACGGTCGCTACGGCGAATTCACTTCCTGCTCCGGCTACCCCGACTGCAAGTTCATTAAACAGAACTTGATCGGGGTGAAGTGCCCGAAGTGCGGAGAAGGCGAGATCGTGGAGAAGAAGGCGCGGCGGCGCGGCAACGTGTTTTACGGCTGCTCGAACTACCCGGACTGCGACTTCACATCCAACTGGAAGCCGCTGGCGGAAAAATGTCCGCAGTGCGGGAGTCCCTACCTGGTGGAGAAGAACCTGAAGTCGGGGCCGGTGATCGCGTGTCCCAACAGCCGGCGCAGCAGCGAGGAAGAACCGGCGCGGAAGCGGCGGGGCAAGGCTGCCGTGGAAGAGACGGCCGCGACCTGCACGTATTCCCGTCCGGCACCCGAGCCCAGCGTGGTGGCCTAG
- a CDS encoding ATP-binding cassette domain-containing protein — translation MPSTLVRETPLPPPGETVHKVIVFEDVVLAFEDNPVLDGVSFEVARGETKVLFGVAGSGKTTILKLVLGLVRPDRGRIWVLGHEVTAMSEDDLFDLRRKIGMVFQESALFDSLTVEENVAYRLREEGDLSEEEIHQRVEEALRFVELGHTLAMFPSELSGGMRRRVAIARAIVHRPEILLYDSPTAGLDPITSTTIIELIVKQRDIYESSALMVTHRLPDGFTLASHYFDSEANQMKPVAGTGRRETRTTFLILRDGKKIFDGTAREIVASRDEYIREYLS, via the coding sequence ATGCCTTCCACCTTGGTTCGCGAGACGCCCCTGCCGCCGCCGGGTGAAACCGTCCACAAGGTCATCGTCTTCGAAGACGTCGTCCTCGCGTTCGAGGACAACCCGGTGCTGGATGGCGTCTCCTTCGAGGTAGCCCGCGGCGAGACCAAAGTCCTGTTCGGCGTTGCCGGCTCCGGCAAGACCACCATCCTCAAGCTGGTGCTTGGGTTGGTGCGGCCCGACCGCGGCCGCATCTGGGTGCTCGGTCATGAAGTCACCGCCATGAGCGAGGACGACCTCTTCGACCTGCGCCGCAAGATCGGCATGGTCTTCCAGGAAAGCGCTCTGTTTGATTCCCTGACCGTGGAAGAGAACGTCGCCTATCGATTGCGGGAAGAAGGAGACCTGTCAGAAGAGGAGATTCATCAGCGCGTGGAAGAGGCGCTGCGCTTCGTCGAATTGGGCCACACCCTGGCCATGTTCCCCTCCGAGCTTTCCGGAGGCATGCGGCGGCGGGTCGCTATTGCCCGCGCCATCGTGCACCGCCCCGAGATCCTGCTCTACGATTCGCCCACGGCCGGGCTCGATCCCATCACCTCCACCACCATCATCGAGCTCATCGTGAAGCAGCGCGACATCTACGAGAGCAGCGCCCTCATGGTCACCCACCGTCTGCCCGACGGTTTCACCCTGGCCTCCCACTACTTCGACTCGGAGGCCAACCAGATGAAGCCGGTCGCCGGCACCGGCCGCCGCGAGACCCGCACCACCTTCCTCATCTTGCGCGACGGCAAGAAGATCTTCGACGGTACCGCGCGCGAGATCGTCGCCTCGCGCGACGAGTACATCCGCGAGTACCTGTCCTAG
- a CDS encoding ABC transporter permease, whose translation MELLVSPFDIAKDKILAVQEYSLLAGRSLTNLFRHPRYMADMLMQADLIGVGSLSIVVLTGFFTGAVLALQTSKTLQQFGSLSLTGQVVSLSMVRELGPVLTGLMVAGRNASGMASELGSMMVTEQIDAMRALGTDPTKKLVTPRVVASVIMLFFLTVISDLVGLGGGFMVSSLVLRLDAQQYWTSAYQTLEPEDLFMGLVKPLFFGFIIATVGCYYGLTARGGTQGVGRATTQAVVAASVLILTVNFFVTRFLITWMEK comes from the coding sequence ATGGAACTCCTGGTTTCTCCCTTCGACATTGCCAAGGACAAGATCCTGGCCGTACAGGAGTATTCGCTGCTGGCGGGACGCTCGCTCACCAACCTCTTCCGCCATCCGCGCTACATGGCCGACATGCTCATGCAGGCCGATCTCATCGGCGTCGGTTCGCTTTCCATTGTGGTGCTCACGGGATTCTTCACCGGCGCCGTGCTGGCGCTGCAGACCTCGAAAACCCTGCAGCAGTTCGGCTCGCTTTCCCTTACCGGCCAGGTAGTCTCGCTCTCTATGGTCCGCGAACTGGGTCCGGTGCTCACCGGCCTGATGGTAGCCGGGCGCAACGCCAGCGGTATGGCCAGCGAACTGGGCTCCATGATGGTGACTGAACAGATCGACGCCATGCGCGCCCTGGGCACCGATCCCACCAAGAAGCTGGTCACCCCGCGCGTCGTGGCCAGCGTCATCATGCTTTTCTTCCTCACCGTGATCTCGGATCTGGTCGGTTTGGGCGGTGGCTTCATGGTCTCGTCGCTCGTCCTGCGCCTCGACGCCCAGCAGTACTGGACCAGCGCCTACCAGACGCTGGAGCCCGAGGATCTGTTTATGGGACTGGTGAAGCCGCTGTTCTTTGGCTTCATCATCGCCACCGTGGGCTGCTACTACGGGCTCACCGCGCGCGGCGGCACTCAGGGCGTAGGCCGCGCTACCACCCAGGCGGTGGTGGCCGCTTCCGTACTTATCCTCACCGTGAACTTTTTTGTCACTCGCTTCCTCATCACCTGGATGGAAAAGTAG
- a CDS encoding DUF389 domain-containing protein, which produces MVLHWLKRLRPEFRDLEEIYTGVYEGRQFDAVYANMLVLSCLIALLGLLVNSPAVIIGAMLISPLMGPILSCGLALTLAEWDLGRKAVRNLGFSVLEAIIIAAVATLLSPLKEATPEILARSNPNLMDLLIAFFSGVAGVLALTSRRMGLTIIPGVAIATAVMPPLATVGYGVATGQWGIAGGSFLLFFTNLTAIVISADLIFLWVGFRPRHKMLKHEHKLLVRYRIVAATVILLLISIPLVRTLFQAASQARTREAITATLRSLEKPGKSRLSGVEFHVGDDSVAVAAVLHTTEYVELAQVRQVEAALAARLGRHVRLRLEQIRVEEDPAGESRRLRDFLASAMVRPTTAPELARTAGTLLSDVQSKVEAALQPLLAPLGLTGGTVQMVGRQADDSIVVEVTASAPQPGDPRAWAVAATSVANELRARVNLRVRVRIVPPDGQPADIISFAARSALPQSASLVPARQWLEPLRDRSDLVVRLVASPATEQSLTARRIAALRRRLAIQLSDEPGSEEALAADTLRIEVVQEISVTGSTGAAPAASPAPATPAPQP; this is translated from the coding sequence ATGGTTCTCCACTGGCTCAAGCGTCTTCGGCCCGAATTCCGCGATCTCGAGGAGATCTACACCGGCGTCTATGAAGGCCGCCAGTTCGACGCCGTCTATGCCAACATGTTGGTGCTTTCCTGCCTGATTGCGCTGCTCGGACTGCTGGTCAATAGCCCCGCCGTCATCATCGGCGCCATGCTCATTTCGCCCCTGATGGGCCCTATTCTTTCCTGCGGATTGGCGCTGACCCTGGCCGAGTGGGACCTGGGGCGTAAAGCGGTTCGCAACCTCGGTTTTTCGGTTCTCGAGGCAATAATCATCGCTGCCGTGGCCACACTGCTTTCCCCACTCAAAGAAGCCACGCCGGAGATTCTTGCCCGCAGCAATCCCAACCTCATGGACCTGCTCATCGCCTTCTTTTCCGGCGTGGCCGGTGTGCTGGCGCTCACTTCGCGCCGGATGGGACTGACTATCATCCCCGGTGTCGCCATCGCTACCGCCGTCATGCCGCCGCTGGCGACAGTCGGCTACGGCGTGGCAACCGGGCAATGGGGGATCGCGGGCGGCAGCTTCCTTCTCTTCTTTACCAACCTCACCGCCATCGTCATCAGCGCCGACCTCATCTTCCTCTGGGTCGGCTTTCGGCCGCGCCACAAGATGCTCAAGCACGAGCACAAGCTGCTGGTCCGTTACCGTATCGTCGCGGCCACCGTGATCCTGCTCCTGATCTCTATCCCGCTTGTCCGCACTCTCTTCCAGGCGGCCTCGCAGGCGCGCACGCGCGAGGCCATCACGGCTACGCTGCGTTCGCTGGAGAAGCCGGGCAAGTCCCGCCTCAGCGGCGTCGAGTTCCACGTGGGTGACGATTCTGTCGCCGTTGCGGCCGTCCTGCACACCACCGAATACGTTGAGCTCGCTCAGGTACGCCAGGTGGAAGCGGCGCTCGCTGCCAGGTTGGGACGCCACGTCCGGTTGCGGCTGGAGCAGATCCGGGTGGAAGAGGACCCCGCCGGCGAGTCCCGTCGCCTGCGTGACTTCCTGGCTTCCGCTATGGTCCGTCCTACCACCGCTCCCGAATTGGCCCGCACCGCGGGCACCTTGCTTTCTGACGTGCAGAGCAAAGTGGAGGCGGCATTGCAGCCCCTGCTTGCGCCCCTGGGCCTCACCGGCGGAACCGTCCAGATGGTAGGCCGGCAGGCCGACGACTCCATCGTCGTCGAAGTGACTGCTTCGGCTCCACAGCCCGGCGACCCGCGTGCGTGGGCGGTCGCCGCTACCTCCGTGGCTAACGAACTCCGCGCCCGCGTCAACCTGCGCGTTCGCGTTCGCATCGTGCCGCCCGACGGTCAGCCTGCGGACATCATCTCCTTTGCGGCACGCTCCGCCCTGCCGCAGAGCGCCTCCCTGGTCCCCGCACGCCAGTGGTTGGAGCCGCTTCGCGACCGCAGCGACCTTGTTGTGAGGTTGGTCGCCTCTCCGGCTACGGAGCAGTCCCTTACCGCCCGCCGAATCGCGGCTCTGCGCCGGCGCCTAGCCATCCAGCTATCTGACGAGCCGGGCTCGGAAGAGGCCCTCGCTGCGGATACCTTGCGCATCGAAGTCGTGCAGGAGATCAGTGTGACGGGTTCCACGGGCGCTGCTCCCGCTGCTTCTCCCGCGCCGGCCACCCCGGCGCCGCAGCCCTGA